One part of the Lytechinus pictus isolate F3 Inbred chromosome 3, Lp3.0, whole genome shotgun sequence genome encodes these proteins:
- the LOC129257662 gene encoding kelch-like protein 2: MTIAAMETSASLLGGGDEYSYSYRVRDRRSISGASSTPSSTTSSTSPYSSSSRTSSSYGTGSGSSSGSHTVALSSIIAGIEVVGDKQQAIIERQGSKTKLRAKLESQDSLDNFPDKYKFEDNKHVSEVVHGLKSLYEQGSLVDVTLIVDDEEFPCHKCVLAASSPYFNAMFTTNLAESRQSKIRLIGIDAPSMRLILDYAYTSQIEINEDNVQGLMLAVNMFQMPTLRDACARFLEKHITVSNAIGIYFFAVAHNCEKLEELAKTVVMDNFVEVCKEEEFVTLGKDKIIDIISKDELNVDNEEVVYESVMAWAKHDPDARRADLADVVSHIRFGLISPYYIHDVVERDRIVSHNKGCQQIIDSALQYHVLRDRRQDLDMTKVNTTARKGMPFADMFVFLTNTSEMLSDINQPTTYRVKALPELMDDAECVITGENNIFTLSKQPTEYSGRRLYSNRRSGLFLFDHFEKKWLPRAAMNVGRCNFSLSVLDGLIYAVGGCDGDDALSSVECYNPATNIWKQISSMPQVVRFGHKVVSVGGRLYCIGGESEDTVLDSLFCYNPRLDSWETVANMILPRTCASVAVTNREIYVIGGSVAMGEVGPENMLKSVEIYNPENNEWRFGPELPEGRMSFVTAVLGGTIYIFGGENGLDDCEAKVWKLESGATEWIEDKGKWPPIVAPFSCLVARMSKDSE; encoded by the coding sequence ATCTCTGGTGCTAGTTCAactccatcttcgacaacatcaTCTACATCACCTTACAGTAGTTCATCCAGGACTTCCTCTAGCTATGGTACCGGCTCAGGCTCTTCGTCGGGTTCGCACACTGTTGCTCTTTCTTCGATAATCGCAGGTATAGAGGTAGTTGGTGACAAGCAGCAGGCAATCATCGAACGTCAGGGGAGCAAAACAAAGCTACGTGCTAAGCTCGAATCGCAAGATTCATTGGATAACTTTCCAGACAAGTACAAATTCGAGGACAATAAGCATGTATCTGAGGTAGTACACGGACTCAAGTCATTGTACGAGCAAGGTTCCTTGGTGGACGTGACATTGATCGTTGACGATGAGGAATTCCCTTGTCATAAATGCGTGCTTGCCGCGAGTAGTCCGTATTTTAACGCCATGTTTACGACAAATCTAGCGGAGAGCAGACAGAGTAAGATCCGTTTAATTGGAATAGACGCACCCTCAATGAGACTTATCCTTGACTATGCTTATACATCGCAAATAGAGATTAATGAAGACAACGTTCAAGGACTCATGCTCGCAGTCAATATGTTCCAGATGCCAACATTACGCGACGCTTGTGCACGGTTTCTTGAGAAACATATCACGGTGTCCAACGCAATTGGTATCTACTTTTTTGCTGTCGCACACAACTGCGAGAAGCTCGAGGAACTGGCGAAAACTGTGGTAATGGACAACTTTGTCGAAGTTTGTAAAGAGGAAGAGTTTGTCACGTTAGGGAAAGATAAGATTATCGATATCATTTCCAAAGATgagttgaatgtagacaacgaGGAGGTGGTTTACGAAAGCGTGATGGCTTGGGCCAAGCACGATCCAGACGCGCGTAGAGCAGACCTCGCAGATGTTGTATCTCACATCCGATTTGGACTTATCAGCCCATACTACATTCATGATGTGGTCGAACGCGATCGCATTGTGTCACATAACAAGGGTTGTCAACAGATCATCGACAGCGCTTTACAATATCACGTTCTACGGGATCGTCGCCAAGATCTTGACATGACGAAGGTAAACACAACCGCAAGAAAGGGAATGCCATTTGCAGATATGTTCGTCTTCCTTACCAATACGAGTGAGATGCTAAGCGATATCAACCAACCCACAACCTACCGCGTCAAGGCTTTACCCGAACTGATGGACGATGCAGAATGTGTCATAACAGGGGAAAATAACATATTTACCCTTTCGAAACAGCCAACAGAATATAGCGGCCGACGTTTATATTCCAATCGCAGAAGCGGTCTATTTCTCTTTgatcattttgaaaagaaatggtTACCGCGAGCCGCGATGAATGTTGGCCGTTGTAATTTTAGCTTGTCGGTATTGGATGGTCTCATCTATGCTGTCGGTGGCTGTGATGGTGACGATGCTCTTTCTAGCGTTGAATGTTACAATCCTGCCACCAACATCTGGAAGCAGATATCATCCATGCCGCAGGTTGTTAGGTTCGGCCATAAAGTAGTTTCAGTTGGAGGTCGGTTGTACTGTATTGGTGGAGAGTCTGAAGACACAGTTCTCGATTCTTTGTTTTGCTACAATCCGCGGCTTGATAGCTGGGAAACGGTTGCCAACATGATCCTCCCGCGTACTTGCGCTAGCGTCGCCGTGACGAATCGAGAAATATACGTTATTGGAGGTAGCGTTGCGATGGGCGAGGTAGGGCCAGAGAATATGCTTAAGTCGGTCGAAATCTACAATCCTGAGAATAACGAGTGGCGTTTCGGACCAGAGCTCCCAGAAGGAAGGATGTCCTTTGTCACGGCAGTATTAGGTGGCACTATATACATTTTCGGCGGAGAAAATGGACTTGATGATTGTGAGGCGAAGGTCTGGAAGCTTGAATCTGGTGCAACAGAGTGGATAGAAGACAAGGGCAAATGGCCACCTATAGTTGCGCCATTCTCGTGTCTCGTCGCCAGAATGTCTAAGGATAGTGAATAG